One Kazachstania africana CBS 2517 chromosome 9, complete genome genomic region harbors:
- the KAFR0I01800 gene encoding uncharacterized protein (similar to Saccharomyces cerevisiae YIL055C; ancestral locus Anc_7.245), which yields MIPQENDNNTSSPCSPTSSSSSSSSGSHSSITNPLDKELRDSTYENYLPYKSAKVLEQPRIIMLKIDNLPPGKNWKQIKYLIGGIIHHSNILQVKLLPPMTSVVPPFVALQSCIIILKGSLNQNSINELVMTLNTYQWDYHDLYSYVLPSYDQQQSFYSYYYNQMPGNNRNAVGQDPQMLYLQRNMANFNLENDESTTLSNSSSSPETQNLSPRMGTSPPFPMIPTTFPSNLTTASPNILSNFQMQTNPSNTSPPGNVPGPIPPPPLPHHQRLPAGNMPNPYSMYPPVPTMRYPFANPSAPNFIRRSYYDQSTLAKFNINPNGRIIAASVKKNTNPFKQPKKLKNIFNEKNFRKQMTDRGMWQFKIHNFPPYLLAESMRPLSKNAKDSIKIDIETDSIDKYAKLRWTVLKDFIKLKCPKLLNLASSSNKSEHGNVENTREFYVGVYESSEHELVVKVNDDIFIIDCICYNAIIGFHDKELFELCLSSLKDQEYSLGYILQVEILPPYDNLEESNTPLYHNHNEQVKLNNSNSTSSL from the coding sequence ATGATTCcacaagaaaatgataacaATACATCGTCACCATGTTCACCTACTTCCTCTTCATCCTCTTCCTCATCGGGCTCTCATTCTTCCATAACCAATCCATTAGATAAAGAATTAAGAGATTCTACCTATGAGAACTATCTCCCATACAAATCCGCCAAAGTATTAGAACAACCAAGAATCATAATGTTAAAAATAGATAATTTACCACCAGGcaaaaattggaaacaAATTAAATACTTAATTGGGGGAATTattcatcattcaaatattttgcaaGTCAAACTATTACCACCTATGACCTCTGTCGTACCACCATTCGTAGCATTACAAAGTTGTATAATCATTTTGAAGGGTAGTTTGAATCAAAACTCAATTAATGAACTGGTCATGACTTTAAATACCTATCAATGGGATTATCATGATCTTTATAGTTATGTACTGCCTTCGTATGATCAGCAACAATCGTTTTACTCCTATTATTACAATCAGATGCCTGGAAATAATAGAAATGCAGTTGGACAAGATCCACAAATGTTATATTTGCAAAGAAATATGgctaatttcaatttagaaaatgatgaatcaaCTACactttctaattcttcttcctcacCTGAAACGCAAAATTTAAGTCCTAGAATGGGCACTTCACCACCATTCCCCATGATTCCAACCACCTTCCCATCAAATTTAACAACTGCATCTCCAAATATACTATCAAACTTCCAAATGCAAACTAATCCATCAAATACATCACCTCCAGGAAATGTACCTGGCCCTataccaccaccaccactACCTCATCACCAACGGCTTCCTGCAGGGAATATGCCCAATCCATACTCCATGTATCCTCCTGTCCCAACTATGAGGTACCCTTTCGCAAATCCGTCTGCTCCAAATTTCATACGACGTAGTTACTACGATCAATCTACGTTGGCAAAGTTTAATATCAATCCAAATGGGAGAATAATAGCAGCATctgtaaaaaaaaatacaaatcCATTCAAAcaaccaaaaaaattgaagaatatctttaatgaaaaaaattttaggAAACAAATGACGGATAGAGGTATGTGGcaattcaaaattcataATTTCCCACCTTACCTATTAGCTGAGTCAATGAGGCCTTTATCTAAAAATGCAAAGGATAGTataaaaattgatattgaaactgattcaattgataaatatgCGAAATTAAGATGGACTGTTCTGAAGGACTTCATCAAATTAAAATGCCCAAAACTTCTCAATTTAGCAAGTAGTTCAAACAAAAGCGAACATGGTAACGTAGAAAATACCAGAGAATTTTATGTTGGCGTTTACGAAAGTTCTGAACATGAATTAGTTGTAAAAgtaaatgatgatattttcattattgattgCATTTGTTATAATGCAATTATAGGATTTCATgataaagaattatttgagCTATGTCTCAGCTCGCTGAAGGATCAAGAATACTCATTAGGTTATATTTTACAAGTCGAAATTTTACCGCCTTATGATAATCTGGAAGAGAGTAATACGCCACTTTATCATAATCATAATGAGCAGGTGAAACTTAATAATTCAAACTCAACATCTTCCCTATAA
- the GPP1 gene encoding glycerol-1-phosphatase RHR2 (similar to Saccharomyces cerevisiae HOR2 (YER062C) and RHR2 (YIL053W); ancestral locus Anc_7.243): MAPTKPVSVKVNAALFDVDGTIIISQPAIAAMWRDFGKDKPYFDAEHVIKISHGWRTYDAIAKFAPDYANEEFVAKLEGEIPDRFGEHSIEVPGAVKLCNALNALPKEKWAVATSGTWDMAHKWFDLLKIKRPQNFITASDVKNGKPHPEPYLKGRNGLGFPINEEDPSKSKVVVFEDAPAGIAAGKAAGCKIVGIATTFDLEFLIEKGCDIIVKNHECIRVGEYNAETDEVELIFDDYLYAKDDLLEW, from the coding sequence ATGGCCCCAACTAAACCTGTTTCCGTAAAAGTTAATGCCGCTTTATTCGATGTCGATGGTACCATCATTATCTCTCAACCAGCTATCGCTGCTATGTGGAGAGATTTCGGTAAAGACAAACCATACTTCGATGCTGAACACGTTATCAAGATTTCCCACGGTTGGAGAACTTACGATGCTATTGCTAAATTCGCTCCAGATTATGCcaatgaagaatttgtcGCTAAATTAGAAGGTGAAATCCCAGACAGATTCGGTGAACATTCTATCGAAGTTCCAGGTGCTGTCAAGTTATGTAACGCCTTAAACGCTTTACCAAAGGAAAAATGGGCTGTTGCCACTTCTGGTACCTGGGATATGGCCCACAAATGGTTCGACTTATTAAAGATTAAAAGACcacaaaatttcatcaccGCTTCTGACGTTAAAAACGGTAAGCCACATCCAGAACCTTACTTAAAGGGTAGAAACGGTCTAGGTTTCCCAATCAACGAAGAAGATCCATCTAAATCCAAGGTTGTTGTCTTTGAAGATGCTCCAGCTGGTATTGCTGCCGGTAAAGCTGCTGGTTGTAAGATTGTCGGTATTGCCACCACTTTCGACTTAGAATTCTTAATCGAAAAGGGCTGTGACATCATTGTCAAGAATCACGAATGTATCAGAGTTGGTGAATACAACGCTGAAACCGATGAAGTCGAATTAATCTTTGATGACTACTTATACGCTAAGGATGACTTATTAGAATGGTAA